The Papaver somniferum cultivar HN1 chromosome 3, ASM357369v1, whole genome shotgun sequence genome includes a region encoding these proteins:
- the LOC113359311 gene encoding uncharacterized protein LOC113359311: protein MNHPSSCPEDPPSAASSSEEEVENSKSEASEKGEAGKEVEISGSEASEGEAEDESDSEFVESSENHKRKRTKAANKPTSSSSSKSKSSNIVKKRRKRTPISRLISVEDEIVILEGLREWKRKGWFPLLARQEFTDYIKDSLHFNPVNKSQVVRQVWQLKKRFCKFLEKKNDDDADPVFEDPNDYKLYLIMKDIWGDEYPVIRKKNVKYDDDNGRKVKAKRELLDKLPVLGIKDCVSEEGLKLIGDAKVKKFEKKWKKLHQEELHLNLKRKELIEEMTQALLAAVKASKD, encoded by the coding sequence ATGAATCATCCTTCTTCCTGTCCTGAAGATCCCCCAAGTGCTGCATCTTCATCGGAAGAAGAAGTCGAGAATTCAAAAAGTGAAGCATCGGAAAAAGGAGAAGCTGGAAAAGAAGTCGAGATTTCAGGAAGTGAAGCATCAGAAGGAGAAGCTGAAGATGAGTCTGATTCTGAATTCGTTGAATCCTCAGAGAATCATAAACGTAAGCGAACCAAAGCTGCAAACAAACccacttcttcatcttcttcaaaatcaaaatcaagtaaCATAGTTAAGAAGAGACGAAAAAGAACACCCATTTCAAGGCTAATCAGTGTTGAGGATGAGATTGTGATTCTGGAAGGCTTGAGGGAATGGAAAAGGAAAGGTTGGTTCCCTCTATTAGCTCGTCAAGAGTTTACTGATTATATTAAAGACTCATTGCATTTTAATCCAGTAAATAAATCTCAAGTGGTTCGCCAAGTTTGGCAATTGAAGAAGAGATTTTGTAAATTCTTAGAGAAGAAGAATGATGATGATGCAGACCCTGTGTTTGAGGATCCTAATGATTATAAATTGTATCTGATTATGAAAGATATTTGGGGTGATGAATACCCGGTAATAAGGAAAAAGAATGTTAAgtatgatgatgataatggtagGAAAGTGAAAGCTAAAAGAGAGCTGCTTGATAAATTACCAGTGTTGGGAATAAAAGATTGTGTTTCGGAGGAAGGTTTGAAATTGATTGGTGATGCTAAGGTGAAGAAGTTTGAGAAGAAATGGAAGAAATTGCATCAAGAGGAGCTTCATTTGAATTTGAAACGCAAGGAATTGATAGAAGAAATGACACAGGCTCTTCTTGCAGCTGTCAAGGCGTCAAAGGATTAA
- the LOC113355892 gene encoding uncharacterized protein LOC113355892 isoform X2, translated as MGAQNLILICQYGGKFVPEKDGSLSYNGGEAHAVDINLETRFDDLKLEISDMCSIDFESITMKYFLPSNKRALITLANDRDLRRMMHFHDSSATADVFVVEKEIVTQPKPKTPVNRESRATNNVVGTTTLTPAATTPDVNNAVVVDSPTAPMGNTVIDLAAVSPSTSGAVALDRRTSRGKDGGVAGFSSVADFIADGVAKKTGRTASWKFGAKGFTIVSIADDAEKQVPARTKGNNPDTVSSGDDDHDNQSNQNDSVTDDFVEGRHKLIDSWKNGITGVGQEFKNVHDFRDILRKYAISNRFVYRYKKNDTDRVSARCKVDGCSWRIHASWVQAKVSFRIKKFENFHTCDDSLPAHHPQATKNWLATLVKEMLQESPHYKPKEIVTAICQDFGIELNYSQAWRGMEIAREQLQGSYKDAYNQFPWYCEKVMETNPGSFANLTTKDDQSFHRLFISFYATIHGFENGCRPLIFLDAMYVKSKYLETMLVATAVDANDDAFPIAFAMVDVEDFDNWHWFLEQLKSIIPTSRSITFVSDKAKGLSEKVLKVFENAQHGYCIHRLVENFKKCSKGPFHGAGKGSLPINFMAAAQALRLEGFRKYTEDIKTVSQVAYDWIMNSEPQFWANSQFKGEQFNHISIGVVHLFRDWISEVRELPIVHKIDAIRIEMMELINARRMDSSRCISKLTPSKEEKLKEESTKAKRLKVLFSSDIIFEVHDDFINVVNMDKLECSCRKWKVTGLPCSHAIAVFNSTGRNQYDFCSRYFTGEMLQLTYAESINPLPEIEKPANSEMSDKVQVNPPCRRSRNQTSEPGPGRPKRQRRNFNQDAVKRPLHCTICKGEGHNKASCKATE; from the exons ATGGGCGCGCAAAATTTGATATTGATATGTCAGTATGGAGGGAAGTTTGTGCCGGAAAAGGATGGGTCCTTGTCGTATAATGGTGGAGAGGCACATGCTGTAGATATTAATCTTGAAACTCGTTTTGATGATCTCAAGTTGGAAATTTCAGATATGTGTAGCATTGACTTTGAATCCATCACTATGAAATACTTTCTCCCCAGTAACAAACGGGCTCTTATAACATTAGCTAATGACAGAGATCTTAGACGAATGATGCATTTCCATGACTCATCTGCTACAGCGGATGTTTTTGTAGTGGAAAAAGAGATTGTTACTCAACCTAAACCGAAGACCCCTGTCAACAG GGAAAGTAGAGCTACTAACAATGTAGTTGGGACTACCACATTAACTCCGGCCGCAACTACCCCTGATGTGAATAACGCAGTTGTTGTTGATTCCCCCACTGCTCCCATGGGAAACACAGTCATTGATCTTGCTGCCGTGAGCCCCTCTACTAGTGGTGCTGTTGCATTGGACCGCAGAACTAGCCGTGGCAAggatggtggtgttgctggtttTTCTTCTGTGGCTGATTTCATTGCTGATGGTGTTGCGAAGAAAACAGGACGCACTGCATCGTGGAAATTTGGTGCAAAAGGTTTCACTATTGTTTCTATTGCAGATGACGCAGAGAAGCAAGTGCCTGCAAGAACCAAGGGGAATAATCCAGACACTGTTTCTTCTGGTGATGA TGACCATGATAACCAGAGCAATCAGAATGATTCTGTTACAGATGATTTTGTCGAAGGACGCCATAAGCTGATTGATTCATGGAAAAATGGCATAACTGGCGTTGGTCAGGAGTTCAAGAACGTCCATGATTTTCGTGATATACTGCGGAAATATGCCATTTCAAATCGCTTTGTCTACCGGTACAAGAAAAATGATACGGACCGTGTAAGTGCCAGATGTAAAGTTGATGGATGTTCATGGAGGATTCATGCATCCTGGGTCCAAGCTAAAGTATCATTTAGgataaaaaagtttgaaaatttccATACATGTGATGATAGCTTACCCGCCCATCATCCACAAGCAACAAAAAATTGGCTGGCGACACTGGTAAAAGAGATGTTGCAAGAGAGCCCACATTACAAGCCCAAGGAGATTGTTACTGCCATTTGCCAAGATTTTGGGATTGAGCTGAACTATTCACAAGCTTGGCGGGGGATGGAAATTGCCAGAGAGCAACTTCAGGGCTCATATAAAGATGCATATAATCAATTCCCATGGTATTGTGAGAAGGTGATGGAGACAAACCCGGGTAGTTTTGCTAACCTTACTACGAAGGATGACCAAAGCTTCCATCGTCTCTTTATCTCTTTTTATGCCACTATACATGGTTTTGAAAATGGTTGCCGCCCCCTCATTTTTCTGGATGCCATGTATGTAAAATCGAAATACCTTGAGACTATGTTGGTTGCAACTGCAGTCGATGCGAATGATGATGCTTTTCCAATTGCCTTCGCCATGGTCGACGTTGAGGATTTTGATAATTGGCATTGGTTTTTGGAGCAGTTGAAGTCTATAATACCAACATCTCGGTCGATAACATTTGTGTCTGACAAAGCTAAGGGTTTAAGTGAAAAGGTTCTCAAGGTGTTTGAAAATGCTCAGCATGGGTACTGTATACACCGCCTGGTGGAGAATTTTAAGAAATGCTCAAAGGGTCCTTTTCATGGGGCTGGAAAGGGTTCTCTACCGATCAACTTTATGGCTGCTGCCCAAGCACTTCGGCTTGAGGGGTTTAGAAAATACACCGAGGACATAAAAACTGTTTCACAGGTAGCTTATGATTGGATCATGAATAGTGAACCACAGTTTTGGGCGAATTCTCAATTTAAAGGTGAGCAATTCAACCATATTTCAATAGGTGTTGTACATTTGTTCAGGGACTGGATATCAGAGGTTCGTGAATTACCAATAGTGCATAAGATTGACGCAATAAGAATCGAGATGATGGAGCTGATTAATGCAAGGCGGATGGATTCAAGCAGGTGTATTTCTAAACTAACTCCATCCAAGGAGGAAAAATTGAAAGAAGAGTCCACAAAAGCCAAACGCCTTAAAGTTTTGTTCTCGTCAGACATCatcttcgaagttcatgatgattTCATAAATGTTGTTAACATGGACAAACTAGAATGTAGTTGCAGAAAGTGGAAAGTCACCGGGTTACCTTGTTCTCATGCAATAGCTGTCTTTAATAGCACAGGTAGGAATCAGTATGACTTTTGCTCTAGGTACTTCACTGGTGAGATGTTACAGTTAACATATGCAGAATCCATAAACCCTCTCCCAGAGATAGAGAAGCCAGCTAATAGTGAAATGTCAGATAAGGTTCAAGTAAATCCTCCATGCAGAAGATCCCGTAATCAGACAAGTGAGCCAGGGCCAGGTCGACCAAAGAGACAGCGGCGAAATTTTAACCAAGATGCAGTAAAAAGACCACTTCACTGCACAATCTGCAAGGGAGAGGGTCACAACAAGGCTTCTTGTAAAGCAACAGAATAG
- the LOC113355892 gene encoding uncharacterized protein LOC113355892 isoform X1, with product MGAQNLILICQYGGKFVPEKDGSLSYNGGEAHAVDINLETRFDDLKLEISDMCSIDFESITMKYFLPSNKRALITLANDRDLRRMMHFHDSSATADVFVVEKEIVTQPKPKTPVNRESRATNNVVGTTTLTPAATTPDVNNAVVVDSPTAPMGNTVIDLAAVSPSTSGAVALDRRTSRGKDGGVAGFSSVADFIADGVAKKTGRTASWKFGAKGFTIVSIADDAEKQVPARTKGNNPDTVSSGDDDHGDQFPSESSDHDNQSNQNDSVTDDFVEGRHKLIDSWKNGITGVGQEFKNVHDFRDILRKYAISNRFVYRYKKNDTDRVSARCKVDGCSWRIHASWVQAKVSFRIKKFENFHTCDDSLPAHHPQATKNWLATLVKEMLQESPHYKPKEIVTAICQDFGIELNYSQAWRGMEIAREQLQGSYKDAYNQFPWYCEKVMETNPGSFANLTTKDDQSFHRLFISFYATIHGFENGCRPLIFLDAMYVKSKYLETMLVATAVDANDDAFPIAFAMVDVEDFDNWHWFLEQLKSIIPTSRSITFVSDKAKGLSEKVLKVFENAQHGYCIHRLVENFKKCSKGPFHGAGKGSLPINFMAAAQALRLEGFRKYTEDIKTVSQVAYDWIMNSEPQFWANSQFKGEQFNHISIGVVHLFRDWISEVRELPIVHKIDAIRIEMMELINARRMDSSRCISKLTPSKEEKLKEESTKAKRLKVLFSSDIIFEVHDDFINVVNMDKLECSCRKWKVTGLPCSHAIAVFNSTGRNQYDFCSRYFTGEMLQLTYAESINPLPEIEKPANSEMSDKVQVNPPCRRSRNQTSEPGPGRPKRQRRNFNQDAVKRPLHCTICKGEGHNKASCKATE from the exons ATGGGCGCGCAAAATTTGATATTGATATGTCAGTATGGAGGGAAGTTTGTGCCGGAAAAGGATGGGTCCTTGTCGTATAATGGTGGAGAGGCACATGCTGTAGATATTAATCTTGAAACTCGTTTTGATGATCTCAAGTTGGAAATTTCAGATATGTGTAGCATTGACTTTGAATCCATCACTATGAAATACTTTCTCCCCAGTAACAAACGGGCTCTTATAACATTAGCTAATGACAGAGATCTTAGACGAATGATGCATTTCCATGACTCATCTGCTACAGCGGATGTTTTTGTAGTGGAAAAAGAGATTGTTACTCAACCTAAACCGAAGACCCCTGTCAACAG GGAAAGTAGAGCTACTAACAATGTAGTTGGGACTACCACATTAACTCCGGCCGCAACTACCCCTGATGTGAATAACGCAGTTGTTGTTGATTCCCCCACTGCTCCCATGGGAAACACAGTCATTGATCTTGCTGCCGTGAGCCCCTCTACTAGTGGTGCTGTTGCATTGGACCGCAGAACTAGCCGTGGCAAggatggtggtgttgctggtttTTCTTCTGTGGCTGATTTCATTGCTGATGGTGTTGCGAAGAAAACAGGACGCACTGCATCGTGGAAATTTGGTGCAAAAGGTTTCACTATTGTTTCTATTGCAGATGACGCAGAGAAGCAAGTGCCTGCAAGAACCAAGGGGAATAATCCAGACACTGTTTCTTCTGGTGATGATGACCATGGGGACCAATTTCCGTCTGAATCATCTGACCATGATAACCAGAGCAATCAGAATGATTCTGTTACAGATGATTTTGTCGAAGGACGCCATAAGCTGATTGATTCATGGAAAAATGGCATAACTGGCGTTGGTCAGGAGTTCAAGAACGTCCATGATTTTCGTGATATACTGCGGAAATATGCCATTTCAAATCGCTTTGTCTACCGGTACAAGAAAAATGATACGGACCGTGTAAGTGCCAGATGTAAAGTTGATGGATGTTCATGGAGGATTCATGCATCCTGGGTCCAAGCTAAAGTATCATTTAGgataaaaaagtttgaaaatttccATACATGTGATGATAGCTTACCCGCCCATCATCCACAAGCAACAAAAAATTGGCTGGCGACACTGGTAAAAGAGATGTTGCAAGAGAGCCCACATTACAAGCCCAAGGAGATTGTTACTGCCATTTGCCAAGATTTTGGGATTGAGCTGAACTATTCACAAGCTTGGCGGGGGATGGAAATTGCCAGAGAGCAACTTCAGGGCTCATATAAAGATGCATATAATCAATTCCCATGGTATTGTGAGAAGGTGATGGAGACAAACCCGGGTAGTTTTGCTAACCTTACTACGAAGGATGACCAAAGCTTCCATCGTCTCTTTATCTCTTTTTATGCCACTATACATGGTTTTGAAAATGGTTGCCGCCCCCTCATTTTTCTGGATGCCATGTATGTAAAATCGAAATACCTTGAGACTATGTTGGTTGCAACTGCAGTCGATGCGAATGATGATGCTTTTCCAATTGCCTTCGCCATGGTCGACGTTGAGGATTTTGATAATTGGCATTGGTTTTTGGAGCAGTTGAAGTCTATAATACCAACATCTCGGTCGATAACATTTGTGTCTGACAAAGCTAAGGGTTTAAGTGAAAAGGTTCTCAAGGTGTTTGAAAATGCTCAGCATGGGTACTGTATACACCGCCTGGTGGAGAATTTTAAGAAATGCTCAAAGGGTCCTTTTCATGGGGCTGGAAAGGGTTCTCTACCGATCAACTTTATGGCTGCTGCCCAAGCACTTCGGCTTGAGGGGTTTAGAAAATACACCGAGGACATAAAAACTGTTTCACAGGTAGCTTATGATTGGATCATGAATAGTGAACCACAGTTTTGGGCGAATTCTCAATTTAAAGGTGAGCAATTCAACCATATTTCAATAGGTGTTGTACATTTGTTCAGGGACTGGATATCAGAGGTTCGTGAATTACCAATAGTGCATAAGATTGACGCAATAAGAATCGAGATGATGGAGCTGATTAATGCAAGGCGGATGGATTCAAGCAGGTGTATTTCTAAACTAACTCCATCCAAGGAGGAAAAATTGAAAGAAGAGTCCACAAAAGCCAAACGCCTTAAAGTTTTGTTCTCGTCAGACATCatcttcgaagttcatgatgattTCATAAATGTTGTTAACATGGACAAACTAGAATGTAGTTGCAGAAAGTGGAAAGTCACCGGGTTACCTTGTTCTCATGCAATAGCTGTCTTTAATAGCACAGGTAGGAATCAGTATGACTTTTGCTCTAGGTACTTCACTGGTGAGATGTTACAGTTAACATATGCAGAATCCATAAACCCTCTCCCAGAGATAGAGAAGCCAGCTAATAGTGAAATGTCAGATAAGGTTCAAGTAAATCCTCCATGCAGAAGATCCCGTAATCAGACAAGTGAGCCAGGGCCAGGTCGACCAAAGAGACAGCGGCGAAATTTTAACCAAGATGCAGTAAAAAGACCACTTCACTGCACAATCTGCAAGGGAGAGGGTCACAACAAGGCTTCTTGTAAAGCAACAGAATAG